The genomic segment GTTCCACGCCTCCGAGTCGCGCTCGTGCCAGACGAAGTACGCGGCGACGCCGGCGACGAGAAGCGTGACCGAGATGATCGCCGCGCTCTGCATGTGAACGAACATCCACGGGAAGCGCGGATTGAAGAACGCGGCGAGCGGGTCGGTCATCCGAACGATCTCGGTTCCGCCGCTGGTGGCGACCTCGTAGCCGCGAGGCGTCTGCATCCACGAGTTCACGACGAGGATCCAGAACGCCGAGAGCCACGCGCCGAGCGCGACGAAGAACGCCGACAGCGCGTAGAACCGGCCGGAAACCCGATCGCGGCCGAACAGCAGGATCCCGAGGAAGATCGCCTCGAGGAAGAACGCCATCTTCGCCTCGAACGAGAGCGGACCGCCGATGAGTTCGCCGGCGACCGTCGAGAACTGCGAGAAGTTCGTGCCGAACATGAAGCTCATCGGGATGCCGGTGACCGTCCCCATGACGAATCCAACGGCGAAGATCCTCGTCCAGAACTCGCGCAGTTTGCGGTACCGCCCTTCGCCGGTTCGTACTTCCTGGACGGTGAAGTACACCAGGTACGGCGCCAGCCCGACCGACAGCGAGGCGAACAGGATGTGGATCGTGATCGCGATGGCGAACTGGAGTCGACTCGCGAGGACGGCGTCGATCACCGCCACCACCCCGTCGGTACGCGAGTTTCCGCCGGTCGAGAGGGTGTCCCGTCGCCCGGACGGCTACGCGCGGGCACGGACGGGCCAGAGTTGGCAGTCGATCTCCGACGAAGCCGGCCGAGTAGGACTCGTGGACCTGCCATCATCTGATCTCCGGGAGACGGGCGAATTAATTGCGATCCGATTCCCGGACGCTGGAAATCGGCGCAACCCCTCTGTCGACGGAGCGCGATGGCCTGAAAGTCAGGGGTAAGCGTGTTGGTCCGCGCATCGAAGCGCCGTCGTGTTCGTCCACCCCGCTCGAAGGGAGGCGGTGTAAGCGTCCGCGGATTACCGTGGAGGCCCGATCAGCCCGTCACGGTTCGTCTCGGATCGGTTCCGAGTGCTCCCGGTACGTCGCGAAGACGCGCTCGGCCCAGCCGCGAGCGATCGCGGAGTCGGCGTCGACGAAGACGCGCATCGTGCCGGTCTGCTCGTCGTACCCCGCGACCCCGACTCGGTCGTCGAAGATAGCGAGGCCGTACGGAAGCGACTCGCGCGTTCGAAGCGTGAGATGACCCGCCTCGATGGCGTCGCGAAGCTGATCGGGGTGCGTCTCGAAGAGACGGTCGACGACGTCGGGGAGGTAGATGAGCTCTACGTCGAGGCCCTCGAACAGCTCTCCGGACGTCTCCTCGAGCGCCGGCGGGAACATGTGCGTGGTGTTGAACCCGCGGACGGTGTCGCTCTCTCGTAACAGCTGGACGAACCGAGTGAGCGGCGCGTACGGGTCCTCGGGCGTCGCGGTGGTTACCGTCCCGCCCGCGAACGGCGCGACGACGAATTCCCGGTGCGCCTTACAGATCGACTCGAGCAGCGGAGCCAGCACCGTCGCGGCTCGTAGATCGCGCTCGAAGTGAGCGAACGCGTCGGCGTACGCCTGCCCCTTTCCGGTCAGCGCGAACCGGTTGTCGACGCGCTCCGCGAGGTCGCGATCCTGCAGCCACCGCGTGAATCGGTGACTCGTCGCGCGGGAGATGTCGAGTCGAGCCTCGAGGTCGTTTCGATCGAGCGGCTCGGCTACCAGCGCCTCGAGGACCTCGCGATGGCGGACGATGTCTATGAGTTCGTCGGTGTCCATCCGCGCTCCGAGTTCGTGTGCCGAAATCGGGTTCGAATCCGACTCGAGCGTTGCCTCTAGGATTTCGTCGAGCACTGGGTTTGCCATTTCGATCACGTCGGTGCCGGTCGAACGAACGTAGGATTCTCAGG from the Natronococcus sp. AD-5 genome contains:
- a CDS encoding helix-turn-helix transcriptional regulator, producing the protein MANPVLDEILEATLESDSNPISAHELGARMDTDELIDIVRHREVLEALVAEPLDRNDLEARLDISRATSHRFTRWLQDRDLAERVDNRFALTGKGQAYADAFAHFERDLRAATVLAPLLESICKAHREFVVAPFAGGTVTTATPEDPYAPLTRFVQLLRESDTVRGFNTTHMFPPALEETSGELFEGLDVELIYLPDVVDRLFETHPDQLRDAIEAGHLTLRTRESLPYGLAIFDDRVGVAGYDEQTGTMRVFVDADSAIARGWAERVFATYREHSEPIRDEP